The genomic interval GAAATTTCATCCCAGTTTTCAGGATACAGTCTAACTTTATCATTTTCTATATCATCTAAATTATAACTTTTTATTAACTCTTCATTTTTATCAAATTCAGTTCCTAAAAACTCTTCAAAAGAAAAATTTTCCCATATTTTATCTCGCTCACTTTTTCCAACTCTCAAATAGTTTTTATAGTTTAATGTACTTAAACAATATCTACAAACATCTAACTTTGCTTTAAAATTACTTTTAATTATATTTTGTGCATCATTAGATAAAATATTTATTAAAAATTCAGGACTTTTATTTTGAACTATTTTAAATCTACTAGCATTCCCTTCTTCTCTTGCATCTCTTAAAATTTGACAATTATATGCAATATGAAATCTTCTTAGAGAAAAAGTCCCATCTTTGTTATATTTCTGATCTCTTATATAGGCTACTAATTTATCAAATTCCTTGTATTTAATATAACCATTTTCTGAAGAAACAGTTTCATTAATATCTACATCTAATCCAGATAAACTACTTATTTCCTTCCAAATTCTAGCAATTTTAATTTTTTCTATTCTTTCAATTTCTATCTTTTCATCCTTATCTATTTTCATTTTTTCCATAATGTCTTTTAAAGGTTCAAATTCTAAAAAATTAATTAGTTTCATTAAAACCTCCTGCTTCAAGGATATCATTTATATGTGCCTCAGCTGTTGTTTTTATTTTAAACTCAACTCTTCTTGATTTACTAAAATTTTCTTTTCCATCTTCCATTACCCTATGGCTGTATGATAAACCATTTGCAGTAGCTTTACTGATAAGAAAATCTCTGTAAGGTTTCATTTTATTCAATAACATACAGTACTCTAGAACACTTTTTGATCTTTCCTGAGACAGAGTCATATTTTTAAAATAAGCTTGTAAGCCATCATCATTTCTATTCCATTCGCTTGAAGTATGTCCTTCTATTCTTATTTCTTCAATTTCATTGTTATATTTTGTAAAAAGTATTTCTACATATCTTGGGAAAAAATCATCTAAAATATCTTTAAATTTTTGATTTATATTACTACTTCCAACATCAAAAAATACATCAGGTTCTTTAAAAGTAATAGATAAAGTATCTTTATCAATATAAGCATTCCATTTTTTTAAATCATCTTTAAATTCTTCATTTAAATCAGTATAAATTTCATATTTGGTATTTTTAAAGTCCTTAGCTATCATTTCTATACGTTCTTTTTCTTTATTTACTTGTAACATATAGACAACTGAGATAAATAAAAAAATTAATGTTAAAGCCGACATTAAATCAGCAACTCTTGGTGAAAAGTGATCTTCATGATATTTTTTAGCCAATTATCTCACCTTCTTATTATTAGGTATCTCCATAATTTCTCTTAATTTATCAGCAAGAGGACCATAGTCTTTAGCAAATCTATCAGATATTTTTGCCATAACTTGAGCTAATGATTCTAAAGATTTATTTAAAGATTCTTCTAATGCTTTTTCAATATTTTCAACATGTCCTTTTAAATGAGCACTTAATTCATTATTTAATTTTTCAATTTGTTTTAGATTTCCATCTATCATCTTTGAATTATATTTTTCACTCTCATCTATTCCTTCTAATGTACTTTTTACTAATCTGTTTATTCCAGCTGAATAGTTTTCATTATTAGTTATGAATGTATCTAATTGATTTTTCATATTGTTAGAGAAATCTGAATTGAATTTTTCAATTCCTGTAAATATATTTTCAGAAGTTTCTTTTAATTTAAGGTCTGTATTTTCTAAAGACTTATCAAAATTGTCTTCTATTTTTTTAAGAGATTCCTCCATTATTCCCATTATACTATCAGTTGAACCTTTTACTCCTCTATTTATATCATCTATATATTGAGAGAAGTTATTTTGTAGGTTATTTGTGAAATTATTTAAATTATCTATTAACTCATTAGAGTAACTATTAAAAGTCTTAATATCATTATCTATAGTATTATTGATTTCTACAAGATTCGGAATCAATTCTTTTGCATGGTTGTTTAATTCAGAGAATACAGATAAAGTTTCATTTAATTTTATATGTTGTTCCATACTTTCTTTTGTAAGAGTAGATAATTCTGTAACAACAGAATTTATATTTTTTGTTTCAGATGAGAAAGTATTTAATTCTTTTTCTATTCCAGTAAAGCTATCAAAAATAACTTTTTGATTTTCTGTTGTACTTTCTATTGTTTCTTTATAGTGTTCTTGCCAATCTACTAATTTTATAACTGCTTCATTTAATTGTTTAAAGTTTGATCCAAATGATTCTATTAAATTATTATTGAAATCTTTTATTGTTTTGTTTAATGCTTCAATAAAAGCCTTACTATTTTCTTCAGCCATATAAGTTGCAAACTCTTTAAAAGCAGTAATTAATTCTCTACTTTGACTTTCTGAAGCTTTAAAGAAGTTAGAAAATTCATCTTTATAATTTTTAAAATTATCAAGTAATAATTCTATATTTTCAAAAATAGCAGAATTTTTATCAACAACATCTGTATTTATCTTTTCTAATGATTCCAATTTAATTAAAGTATCAGAATTTATTTTTTCTATTGATTTTAGCTCAGCTAGACTATCAATATTT from Fusobacterium pseudoperiodonticum carries:
- a CDS encoding OmpA family protein produces the protein MAKKYHEDHFSPRVADLMSALTLIFLFISVVYMLQVNKEKERIEMIAKDFKNTKYEIYTDLNEEFKDDLKKWNAYIDKDTLSITFKEPDVFFDVGSSNINQKFKDILDDFFPRYVEILFTKYNNEIEEIRIEGHTSSEWNRNDDGLQAYFKNMTLSQERSKSVLEYCMLLNKMKPYRDFLISKATANGLSYSHRVMEDGKENFSKSRRVEFKIKTTAEAHINDILEAGGFNETN
- a CDS encoding HNH endonuclease, which translates into the protein MKLINFLEFEPLKDIMEKMKIDKDEKIEIERIEKIKIARIWKEISSLSGLDVDINETVSSENGYIKYKEFDKLVAYIRDQKYNKDGTFSLRRFHIAYNCQILRDAREEGNASRFKIVQNKSPEFLINILSNDAQNIIKSNFKAKLDVCRYCLSTLNYKNYLRVGKSERDKIWENFSFEEFLGTEFDKNEELIKSYNLDDIENDKVRLYPENWDEISYNYRKSKKWVCEECGKDCSKNKSELEVHHIDHDPSNSKLYNLKALCRTCHSKIHPHMK